Proteins from a single region of Candidatus Limnocylindrales bacterium:
- a CDS encoding phosphate/phosphite/phosphonate ABC transporter substrate-binding protein, with protein MTLVFLLVPVAMITGAAGLATAEMEPRDPSVEAPDTADLGKPPILYRDELEQPDTLGVGRVARNVSEHLPALDALASWFASRIGGLGYARARPVVARDNAEMIEFLRRGIVDVVSETPLSAIHFVKAAGATILLRESRGGRATYDSVVFVRKDSPIHTLADLGSHRVAFEDSGSTTAFLLPLAGIKRTGLATVALATPMQAAPKDAAGYFFALSETAIVAAVARDVADAGALSSEEWKAAEAAQPTTISGLRIIYESNEIPRAFVLTGPTVSAEQRAGLGKLLLEMNSDADGRETLDRYNKIDRLSAIDAETERSIADLEETWSLVHAELSGAVQGAN; from the coding sequence ATGACGCTGGTTTTTCTGCTCGTCCCGGTGGCGATGATCACCGGTGCGGCAGGCCTGGCGACGGCTGAAATGGAACCACGCGATCCCAGCGTCGAAGCCCCGGATACCGCCGATCTCGGCAAGCCTCCGATCCTGTATCGCGACGAGCTCGAACAGCCCGACACGCTCGGAGTCGGCCGCGTCGCGCGCAACGTCTCCGAGCATCTTCCCGCACTCGACGCGCTCGCCTCGTGGTTCGCCAGCCGCATCGGCGGGCTGGGATACGCCAGGGCCCGCCCGGTCGTCGCTCGCGACAACGCCGAGATGATCGAGTTCCTTCGGCGAGGCATCGTCGACGTTGTCTCGGAGACCCCGCTTTCGGCGATTCATTTCGTCAAGGCTGCCGGCGCCACGATCCTGCTGCGCGAGAGTCGGGGCGGACGGGCGACGTACGACTCGGTCGTCTTCGTCCGGAAAGATTCCCCGATTCATACGCTCGCCGACCTTGGCTCGCATCGCGTCGCATTCGAAGACTCCGGCTCGACGACCGCGTTCCTGCTGCCGCTTGCCGGCATCAAGCGTACGGGTCTTGCAACGGTCGCACTCGCAACCCCGATGCAGGCCGCGCCGAAGGATGCGGCCGGATATTTCTTCGCACTCTCGGAGACGGCGATCGTTGCCGCCGTCGCTCGCGACGTCGCAGACGCCGGCGCGCTCAGCAGCGAGGAATGGAAGGCCGCCGAAGCCGCACAGCCCACAACCATTTCCGGCTTGCGTATCATCTACGAGTCGAACGAGATTCCGCGCGCGTTCGTGCTGACCGGGCCGACGGTCTCGGCCGAGCAGCGCGCGGGGCTCGGCAAGCTGCTGCTCGAGATGAACAGCGACGCCGACGGGCGCGAAACGCTCGATCGCTACAACAAGATCGACCGCCTGAGCGCGATCGATGCGGAGACTGAGCGGTCGATCGCCGATCTCGAAGAGACCTGGTCGCTCGTTCATGCGGAATTGTCCGGCGCCGTGCAGGGAGCCAACTGA
- a CDS encoding DUF1295 domain-containing protein gives MPPFLWPVLIYGVILLLHIAVPGRWVTGYVTGENGEKLRYRLNGLRVLAAAIVLWAGACWGGFLAWDAFYVHRWELAAGACLVGLIFTLAIVLPAAPDPDKSFAAQLYEGRLANPQWFGGLLDAKMVLYLLGAIMLEQNVLSFAAHHVLLHQDDPSPGVFLYAALFSFFVAEYLNFEEVHLYTYDFMAERVGFKLGWGCLVFYPFFYAVGLWGLAEWPNPHTPPVLLVLYAGIFFSGWMLSRGANLQKFWFKRDPSARAFGVLDPRAISGGGKHVLAGGFWGLSRHINYLGEILMACGLALSLGYPLALTPWLYPLYYVALLLPRQADDDRRCAARYGDLWTEYCRRVPWRIIPYVY, from the coding sequence ATGCCCCCGTTCCTGTGGCCGGTCCTCATCTATGGAGTGATCCTTCTCCTCCATATTGCCGTGCCTGGCCGGTGGGTGACCGGCTACGTGACCGGCGAAAACGGCGAGAAGCTCCGCTACCGGCTGAACGGTCTTCGCGTGCTCGCGGCCGCGATCGTGCTGTGGGCGGGCGCATGCTGGGGAGGTTTCCTCGCGTGGGATGCGTTTTACGTGCACCGCTGGGAGCTCGCGGCCGGTGCGTGCCTCGTCGGCCTCATCTTCACGCTCGCGATCGTGCTTCCGGCCGCGCCTGATCCGGACAAGTCATTTGCAGCGCAGCTCTACGAGGGCCGGCTCGCCAACCCGCAGTGGTTCGGCGGGCTTCTCGACGCGAAGATGGTGCTCTATCTGCTAGGCGCGATCATGCTCGAGCAGAACGTGCTGTCGTTCGCCGCCCACCACGTTCTGCTTCATCAGGATGACCCGTCGCCGGGCGTGTTTCTGTACGCAGCGCTGTTCAGCTTCTTCGTCGCCGAGTATCTGAACTTCGAGGAAGTCCATCTCTACACGTACGACTTCATGGCCGAGCGCGTCGGCTTCAAGCTGGGCTGGGGCTGCCTGGTGTTCTATCCGTTCTTCTATGCCGTTGGTCTGTGGGGACTCGCGGAATGGCCGAACCCGCATACGCCGCCTGTGCTGCTCGTGCTGTACGCGGGAATCTTCTTCAGCGGCTGGATGCTGTCGCGCGGCGCGAACCTGCAGAAGTTCTGGTTCAAGCGCGATCCGTCGGCTCGGGCATTCGGTGTGCTCGATCCGCGCGCGATCAGCGGCGGCGGAAAGCACGTGCTGGCCGGAGGTTTCTGGGGCCTGTCGCGGCACATCAATTATCTCGGCGAGATCCTGATGGCCTGCGGCCTCGCGCTGAGCCTCGGCTATCCGCTCGCGCTCACGCCGTGGCTCTACCCGCTGTATTACGTCGCGCTGCTTTTGCCGCGCCAGGCCGACGACGACCGCCGCTGCGCCGCGCGCTACGGTGACCTGTGGACCGAATACTGCCGCCGCGTGCCGTGGCGCATCATTCCCTACGTGTACTGA